A part of Mycobacteriales bacterium genomic DNA contains:
- the gyrB gene encoding DNA topoisomerase (ATP-hydrolyzing) subunit B: protein MPDQPTSPGEGEPQPGAASPLPGYSASSITVLEGLEAVRKRPGMYIGSTGERGLHHLVYEVVDNAVDEALAGHCDTITVTLLADGGVRVSDNGRGIPVDLHPVEQRPAVEVVLTTLHAGGKFDGESYAVSGGLHGVGAAVVNALSTRLEVEIRRDGWVWTQTYAHSVPEPLLKGAATEETGSTVTFWADDEIFTETTTYSRETLHRRLQEMAFLNGGLRISLRDERTELTGGETVEEVFHYPGGLMDYVRHLNSAKSPVHPTVIGFEEQTSAGMRMTVEVAMQWNDSYTESVYTFANTINTHEGGTHEEGFRTALTTTFNDWARSKGHLKEKDTNLEGSDIREGLTAIISLKLADPQFEGQTKTKLGNSEAKGFVQKATREWLKDWFDRNPVDGKMIVSKASQAARARLAARQARELTRRKGLLESSSLPGKLADCQSTDPRASELYVVEGDSAGGSAKGGRDSTFQAILPIRGKILNVEKARIDRVLNNNEVQAMITALGTGIHEEFDIAKLRYHKVVLMADADVDGQHIRTLLLTLLFRFMRPLVEAGHVYLAQPPLYKIKWGRDEFQYAYSDRERDGLVTAGQQAGKKLPRDAVQRFKGLGEMNAGELWSTTMDPAERVLLQVTLDDAATADELFSTLMGEDVEARRAFIQRNARDVRFLDI, encoded by the coding sequence CGTTGCCGGGCTACAGCGCCTCCTCCATCACGGTGCTCGAGGGCCTGGAGGCGGTTCGCAAGCGGCCGGGTATGTACATCGGTTCCACCGGGGAGCGCGGGCTGCACCACCTGGTCTACGAGGTGGTGGACAACGCCGTCGACGAGGCGCTGGCCGGGCACTGCGACACCATCACCGTGACGCTCCTGGCCGACGGCGGGGTGCGGGTGAGCGACAACGGCCGGGGCATCCCGGTCGACCTGCACCCGGTGGAGCAGCGACCGGCCGTCGAGGTGGTCCTCACGACGCTGCACGCCGGGGGCAAGTTCGACGGTGAGAGCTACGCCGTCTCCGGTGGGTTGCACGGCGTCGGTGCGGCCGTCGTCAACGCGCTGTCCACCCGGCTCGAGGTCGAGATCCGCCGGGACGGCTGGGTGTGGACGCAGACCTACGCCCACTCGGTGCCCGAGCCGCTGCTCAAGGGAGCCGCGACCGAGGAGACCGGTAGCACCGTCACCTTCTGGGCCGATGACGAGATCTTCACCGAGACGACCACCTACTCCCGCGAGACGCTGCACCGCAGGCTGCAGGAGATGGCCTTCCTCAACGGCGGCCTGCGCATCTCGCTGCGTGACGAGCGGACCGAGCTCACCGGCGGGGAGACGGTCGAGGAGGTCTTCCACTACCCGGGCGGCCTGATGGACTACGTGCGCCACCTCAACAGCGCCAAATCGCCGGTGCACCCGACGGTCATCGGCTTCGAGGAGCAGACCAGCGCCGGCATGCGGATGACCGTCGAGGTCGCCATGCAGTGGAACGACTCCTACACCGAGTCGGTGTACACCTTCGCGAACACCATCAATACGCACGAGGGCGGCACCCACGAGGAGGGCTTCCGCACGGCGCTCACCACCACGTTCAACGACTGGGCGCGAAGCAAGGGCCACCTCAAGGAGAAGGACACCAACCTGGAGGGCTCCGATATCCGGGAGGGGCTCACGGCGATCATCAGCCTGAAGCTCGCCGACCCGCAGTTCGAGGGCCAGACCAAGACCAAACTCGGCAACTCCGAGGCCAAGGGCTTCGTGCAGAAGGCCACGCGGGAGTGGCTCAAGGACTGGTTCGACCGTAATCCGGTCGACGGCAAGATGATCGTGTCGAAGGCGTCTCAAGCGGCCCGGGCGCGGTTGGCGGCCCGGCAGGCCCGCGAGCTGACCCGGCGCAAGGGGCTGCTGGAGTCCTCCTCGCTGCCGGGCAAGCTGGCCGACTGCCAGTCCACCGACCCGCGCGCGTCCGAACTCTACGTGGTGGAAGGCGACAGTGCCGGCGGCAGTGCCAAGGGCGGCCGGGACTCCACGTTCCAGGCCATCCTGCCGATCCGCGGGAAGATCCTCAACGTCGAGAAGGCGCGGATCGACCGGGTCCTCAACAACAACGAGGTGCAGGCAATGATCACTGCCCTCGGCACGGGGATCCACGAGGAGTTCGACATCGCCAAGCTGCGCTACCACAAGGTGGTGCTGATGGCCGACGCCGACGTGGACGGCCAGCACATCCGCACGCTGCTGCTCACGCTGCTGTTCCGGTTCATGCGCCCACTGGTCGAAGCCGGCCACGTCTACCTCGCCCAGCCGCCGCTCTACAAGATCAAGTGGGGTCGGGACGAGTTCCAGTACGCCTACTCCGACCGGGAACGGGACGGCCTCGTCACCGCCGGCCAGCAGGCCGGCAAGAAGCTTCCCCGGGACGCCGTCCAGCGCTTCAAGGGGCTCGGCGAGATGAACGCCGGCGAGCTGTGGAGCACCACGATGGACCCGGCCGAGCGGGTGCTGCTCCAGGTGACGCTTGACGACGCCGCGACGGCGGACGAGTTGTTCTCGACCCTGATGGGCGAGGACGTCGAGGCGCGGCGGGCCTTCATCCAGCGCAACGCCCGCGACGTGCGCTTCCTCGACATCTAG